A region of Pseudomonas saponiphila DNA encodes the following proteins:
- a CDS encoding GLUG motif-containing protein, giving the protein MNKVYALVWNQAQGCWTVTDEGARRRRRCATRKGLVAMVAGLLGLGGLPAAFALPTGGTVVSGTADILTFDNGKQMSINQHTDKLITNWNDFSVRNGQTVTFSQPTKTSIALNRVIGVNGSDIQGQIKANGQVFLINPNGVVFGQGAQVNVGGLVASTQNITDANFTAGNYKFAGTSTAQIVNRGMITAADGGNVALIGKSVSNDGTIKAQKGRVALGGGNEFTVSFDSNNLLDLQVDAAAINALVSNGGLLKADGGQVLMTAKSAGSMLQTVVNNQGAIEANTLSRKAGKITLDGGDVGVVNVGGSMSASALTSVGDGGVVETKGANTKVQLAARVNTLANNGKAGTWKISSNEVKVGPTATAGNNNVYADTLAHNLATTNVELNSKSGDVSVDGAIAWASGNQLSVNSAQDIHINSGLKGSGGGTRIELNADRDIKLNGAVELTGINNSLGLDYGNSYALGKDGRVTLSGSGAWFDANGDLYNVIQNAAQLQAIGTSLDGLYVLGNDIKGSGSIKSIGGSNQFTGTFDGLGNTISGFTVNTDGSYGGLFGKSSGDISNLKLASMTINGTTSNAGFGNIGGLVGLNSGTITNVSATDLRVVANSNQNNYLGGLVGINSGGKIDRATMAGTVTGNGYTLAVGGLVGENCNSFAGTGSITNSSTNVQVLGTMQISPVGGMGGLVGVNKGGSIADSSSAGTVGTGFNRYVQDPNLGGLVGYNQGGTIERASSSVNVWGYAASNIGGLVGFNNDGTVTDSSASGAITGTGSAAAGGLVGLNQNSVLNNVSASGRVADSTGANVGGLVGKNSRSEIHTAEATGEVVGGGSGNIGGLIGNNFAGTTEYAVARGKVSGGTLSYIGGLVGLNNGDLSSVEASGNVSGGASSFVGGLIGTNGDYVDHRIDTASAKGNVVGGVQSTVGGLVGQNNSRIANSLASGEVSGGSSALLGGLVGLNQGDIRQSVAYGNVKFLANGKQIYGGLAGVNDGILAYNTALGQATQVPLVGLNQGDIRN; this is encoded by the coding sequence GTGAACAAGGTTTATGCATTGGTATGGAATCAGGCCCAGGGTTGCTGGACTGTGACCGACGAAGGCGCCCGTCGCCGCCGTCGTTGCGCAACCCGCAAAGGCCTGGTGGCGATGGTTGCCGGCTTGCTGGGCCTGGGCGGTCTGCCCGCGGCTTTCGCCTTGCCAACCGGGGGAACCGTGGTCTCCGGGACGGCGGATATCCTGACGTTCGATAACGGCAAGCAGATGTCGATCAACCAGCACACCGACAAGTTGATCACCAACTGGAACGACTTCAGTGTGCGCAACGGCCAGACCGTGACCTTCAGCCAGCCGACCAAGACTTCCATCGCCCTGAACCGGGTGATCGGCGTCAACGGCAGTGACATCCAGGGGCAGATCAAGGCCAATGGCCAGGTGTTTTTGATCAACCCCAACGGGGTGGTGTTCGGCCAGGGCGCGCAGGTGAATGTCGGCGGCCTGGTGGCCTCGACCCAGAACATCACCGATGCCAACTTCACCGCTGGCAATTACAAGTTTGCCGGCACCTCAACAGCGCAGATCGTCAATAGAGGCATGATCACCGCTGCTGACGGCGGCAACGTGGCGTTGATCGGCAAGAGCGTGAGCAACGACGGCACCATCAAGGCCCAGAAGGGCCGGGTGGCCCTGGGCGGTGGCAATGAATTCACCGTCAGTTTCGACAGCAACAACCTGCTGGACCTGCAAGTGGATGCCGCGGCGATCAATGCCCTGGTAAGCAACGGCGGCCTGCTCAAGGCCGACGGCGGGCAGGTGCTGATGACCGCCAAGAGCGCCGGCTCCATGCTGCAGACCGTGGTCAACAACCAGGGCGCCATCGAAGCCAACACCCTGTCGCGCAAGGCCGGCAAGATCACCCTGGATGGCGGTGACGTGGGTGTGGTCAACGTCGGCGGCTCGATGAGCGCCAGTGCGCTGACCTCGGTGGGCGATGGCGGTGTGGTCGAGACCAAGGGCGCCAACACCAAGGTGCAACTGGCCGCGCGGGTCAACACCCTGGCCAACAACGGCAAGGCCGGCACCTGGAAGATCAGCTCCAACGAGGTCAAGGTCGGCCCTACCGCTACGGCCGGCAACAACAACGTGTATGCCGATACCCTGGCGCACAACCTGGCCACCACCAATGTCGAGCTCAACAGCAAGAGCGGTGACGTTTCGGTGGACGGCGCCATTGCCTGGGCCAGCGGCAATCAACTGAGCGTCAACTCGGCCCAGGACATCCACATCAATAGCGGCCTGAAGGGCAGCGGCGGCGGAACTCGCATCGAGCTCAATGCCGATCGGGACATCAAGCTCAATGGCGCGGTGGAACTCACCGGGATCAACAACAGCCTGGGTCTGGACTACGGCAATTCCTATGCCCTGGGCAAGGATGGCCGGGTCACCCTGTCCGGCAGTGGCGCCTGGTTCGACGCCAATGGCGACCTGTACAACGTGATCCAGAACGCCGCGCAGCTGCAAGCGATCGGTACCAGCCTCGACGGTCTTTATGTACTGGGCAATGACATCAAGGGCAGCGGCAGCATCAAGTCCATTGGTGGCAGTAACCAGTTCACCGGGACCTTCGATGGCCTGGGCAATACCATCAGCGGTTTCACCGTCAACACCGATGGCTCCTACGGTGGTCTGTTCGGCAAGTCGTCGGGTGATATCAGCAACCTCAAGCTGGCCTCCATGACCATCAACGGCACGACCTCCAACGCCGGCTTCGGCAATATCGGCGGGCTGGTGGGCTTGAACAGCGGCACCATCACCAACGTCAGTGCCACCGATCTGCGGGTGGTTGCCAACAGCAATCAGAACAACTACCTCGGTGGCCTGGTGGGGATCAACTCCGGCGGCAAAATCGATCGTGCAACCATGGCCGGTACCGTCACCGGTAATGGCTACACCCTGGCTGTCGGCGGGCTGGTAGGGGAAAACTGCAACAGTTTCGCCGGCACCGGTTCCATCACCAACAGCAGCACCAACGTGCAGGTCCTGGGCACCATGCAGATCAGTCCCGTTGGCGGTATGGGCGGCCTGGTGGGGGTCAACAAGGGCGGTTCGATTGCCGACTCTTCCAGTGCCGGCACCGTCGGCACCGGTTTCAACCGCTACGTCCAGGACCCGAACCTGGGTGGCTTGGTGGGCTACAACCAGGGCGGCACCATCGAGCGCGCAAGCTCCTCGGTCAACGTCTGGGGTTACGCCGCCAGCAACATCGGTGGCCTGGTGGGCTTCAACAACGACGGCACCGTCACTGACTCCAGCGCCAGCGGTGCGATCACCGGTACGGGGTCAGCGGCAGCAGGCGGCCTGGTGGGCTTGAACCAGAACAGCGTGCTGAACAACGTCAGCGCTTCCGGCAGGGTTGCCGACTCGACCGGTGCCAACGTTGGCGGTCTGGTGGGCAAGAACAGCCGCAGTGAAATCCATACCGCTGAAGCCACCGGTGAGGTTGTGGGGGGTGGCAGCGGCAACATCGGCGGCCTCATCGGGAACAACTTTGCCGGCACTACCGAATATGCAGTGGCTCGCGGCAAGGTCAGCGGCGGCACCCTGAGCTATATCGGCGGGTTGGTGGGGCTCAACAATGGCGACCTGAGTTCAGTCGAGGCCAGCGGTAATGTCAGCGGCGGCGCCAGCAGCTTCGTCGGCGGCTTGATAGGCACCAACGGCGATTATGTGGATCACCGCATTGATACCGCATCGGCCAAAGGTAACGTCGTGGGCGGTGTCCAGAGTACCGTTGGTGGCCTGGTCGGGCAGAACAATTCGCGGATCGCCAACTCTCTGGCCAGTGGCGAGGTGAGCGGCGGCAGCTCTGCCCTTCTGGGTGGATTGGTCGGCTTGAACCAGGGGGATATTCGTCAGTCCGTGGCTTACGGCAACGTCAAGTTCCTCGCGAACGGCAAGCAGATCTACGGTGGCCTGGCCGGCGTCAACGACGGAATCCTGGCCTACAACACCGCGTTGGGGCAGGCGACCCAGGTACCGTTGGTTGGCCTCAATCAGGGCGATATCCGCAACTGA
- a CDS encoding fimbrial protein — protein MIRQWLRLVADLQRRCLWVGAVLLTGLSCGGVQAATVNGFALNCEFSNGDGTPWVAVTPLDGRAKEGDVLWQRAVSLYTNFRYSPSGNRERELVTVGNWSGGTPQRFQSAPTNVEGIGFRVTVNPQDGGPLTLTQTPKLIALEKSELVYDTGGRPFGTMITRFTQSLILTVPPDQLPSGKLTVESVVGSSNLMLYAFDLPANLAGLGSEVAWPTDTTPPGICRHNYPLMGPELISMGGGGPIVIPNTCVVEGYKTIPVPLGRFALTDFPKVNDTSPQVPFRIELSRCAANAKPRISFTDKSSASMPPGILGLSSSTQSRPAKGFGIVVINDLTRLPIQYNGESYEMQRVGDGASIPLRASYIRTGNDDEIEAGQANGAAEFTFTFP, from the coding sequence ATGATTCGCCAATGGCTCAGGCTGGTAGCTGATCTGCAACGACGTTGCCTGTGGGTGGGCGCAGTGCTGTTGACAGGGTTGTCCTGTGGGGGCGTGCAAGCCGCCACGGTCAATGGCTTTGCGCTGAACTGTGAGTTCAGCAACGGTGATGGCACGCCGTGGGTGGCGGTTACGCCGTTGGACGGCAGGGCCAAGGAGGGCGATGTGTTGTGGCAGCGCGCGGTCAGCCTGTACACCAACTTCCGCTATTCCCCCTCGGGTAACCGGGAGCGCGAGTTGGTCACGGTTGGCAACTGGAGTGGCGGTACGCCGCAACGTTTTCAATCCGCACCGACCAACGTCGAGGGAATAGGCTTTCGCGTTACGGTGAACCCCCAGGATGGCGGGCCCCTGACCCTGACACAGACCCCCAAGCTGATCGCCCTGGAAAAAAGCGAACTCGTTTACGACACCGGTGGGCGCCCCTTCGGGACCATGATCACCCGCTTCACTCAATCACTGATCCTGACGGTACCGCCGGACCAGTTGCCCAGCGGCAAACTGACCGTCGAGAGTGTCGTCGGCAGTTCCAACCTGATGCTCTATGCATTCGACCTGCCCGCCAACCTGGCGGGCCTGGGCTCCGAGGTGGCATGGCCCACCGACACCACCCCCCCTGGCATCTGCCGGCACAATTACCCATTGATGGGGCCCGAGCTGATCAGCATGGGCGGCGGCGGACCGATCGTGATTCCCAACACCTGCGTGGTCGAGGGCTACAAGACCATCCCTGTGCCTTTGGGGCGCTTTGCCCTGACGGACTTTCCCAAGGTCAACGACACCTCGCCACAGGTACCTTTTCGCATTGAGCTGAGTCGTTGTGCAGCCAATGCCAAACCGCGCATCAGTTTCACCGACAAGTCTTCTGCCTCGATGCCCCCGGGAATCCTCGGTCTGAGTTCCTCGACCCAGTCCCGACCCGCCAAGGGCTTCGGCATCGTGGTGATCAACGACCTGACCCGGCTCCCGATCCAATACAACGGCGAGAGCTACGAGATGCAGCGCGTGGGTGATGGCGCAAGCATTCCCTTGCGGGCCAGCTACATCCGCACCGGCAACGACGACGAAATCGAAGCCGGCCAGGCCAATGGCGCTGCGGAGTTCACCTTTACCTTCCCCTGA
- a CDS encoding GLUG motif-containing protein, which translates to MNKIYALVWNQAQGCWNVTHEGARRRRRSGSGKGLVAAASLLALIGGPSAFALPTGAQVVSGSADMQTQGQHLSINQHSDKLITHWKDFNVGAEQSVTFNQPSSTSIALNRVIGVNGSQIHGQINANGQVFLINPNGVVFGQGAQVNVGGLVASTQNLSDADFNAGNYKFAGTSGAQILNQGTITAADGGAIALLGANVRNEGTIKAQGGSVALGAGNGFTVSFDNNQLLDLQVDAAAVNALASNGGLLKADGGQVLMTAKGAGAMLQTVVNNQGTIEANTLSQKAGRITLDGGAVGVVNVDGTLQASALAGEGDGGVIETRGASTRVQLPTKVNTQSRDGQTGTWKIASNDVKVGSFISAKSNTVHADTLSRNLATTHIELASGKGDVAVDNGIFWFSGNRLSLSSAKDIRLDDSLFAGGANARVELDAQGDIKLNRQLVLSGSNSSLGINHGGDVALGQNGRVTLSGNGARFDANGADYSVIQNAKQLQAIDKDLAGRYVLGNSVHGSSALTAIGGQQGFSGVFDGLGNTLSGFTVNSNGADGGLFASSSGSISNLKLASMTINGAASGSGALGGLVGRNSGSIANVSASDLRVNARSRQDNLVGGLVGSNFGGSIDASSMSGVVLGNAYTSAAGGLVGENRQGAAGGGSVTNSRADARLTASIASHAEGGVGGLVGINRQGLIANSASSGAVYSGAGYSYKGTNLGGLVGYNEGGRIEGSQSAVALSGNGASNVGGLVGRNESGRISDSSASGALQGTGFATAGGLVGLNRDGVLRNVNASGSVNAANGQHLGGLVGQNLDSDISMAEASGRVQGSSNSHVGGLIGSNAGGLVAQALALGDVQAKDQSHVGGLIGYNTGNLKSVEARGDVSAGAKSMVGGLVGSHGVDKGDSLIDTASAKGAVTGGSYSLVGGLVGQNNAQIVNTLASGEVTGSRDARLGGLAGLDLGDIRQSAAFGNIQVIAGYDRWGDE; encoded by the coding sequence ATGAACAAGATTTACGCGTTGGTCTGGAACCAGGCCCAGGGTTGCTGGAACGTGACCCATGAAGGGGCGCGCCGTCGGCGCCGCTCCGGCTCGGGCAAGGGCCTGGTGGCGGCCGCCAGCCTCCTGGCATTGATCGGCGGGCCCTCGGCCTTCGCCTTGCCGACAGGCGCGCAAGTGGTGTCCGGGAGCGCTGATATGCAGACCCAGGGCCAGCACCTGTCCATCAACCAGCACAGCGACAAACTGATCACCCACTGGAAGGATTTCAACGTGGGTGCCGAGCAGTCGGTGACCTTCAACCAGCCCAGCAGTACCTCGATTGCCTTGAACCGGGTGATAGGTGTCAATGGCAGTCAGATCCACGGGCAGATCAATGCCAACGGCCAGGTGTTCCTGATCAACCCCAACGGGGTGGTCTTCGGCCAGGGCGCGCAAGTGAATGTCGGCGGCCTGGTGGCTTCGACTCAGAACCTCAGCGATGCCGATTTCAATGCGGGCAACTACAAGTTCGCCGGGACTTCAGGGGCGCAAATCCTCAACCAAGGCACCATCACCGCCGCTGACGGTGGCGCTATCGCGCTATTGGGGGCGAATGTGCGCAACGAGGGCACGATCAAGGCCCAGGGCGGGAGCGTGGCGCTGGGCGCGGGCAATGGCTTCACCGTCAGTTTCGACAACAACCAACTGCTGGACTTGCAAGTGGATGCCGCAGCGGTCAATGCGCTGGCAAGCAATGGTGGCCTGCTCAAGGCCGACGGCGGACAGGTGTTGATGACCGCCAAGGGCGCCGGTGCCATGCTGCAGACCGTGGTCAACAACCAGGGCACCATCGAAGCCAATACCCTGTCGCAAAAAGCCGGGCGGATCACCCTGGATGGCGGCGCTGTGGGGGTGGTCAATGTTGACGGTACGCTGCAGGCCAGCGCACTGGCTGGCGAGGGCGATGGCGGGGTGATCGAGACTCGGGGGGCGAGCACTCGAGTGCAGTTGCCGACCAAGGTCAATACCCAGTCCAGGGATGGCCAGACGGGCACCTGGAAGATCGCCAGCAACGACGTCAAGGTCGGCTCGTTCATCAGCGCCAAAAGCAACACCGTGCATGCCGATACCTTGTCGCGCAACCTGGCCACGACCCATATCGAACTGGCCAGTGGCAAGGGCGACGTGGCGGTGGACAACGGGATCTTCTGGTTCAGCGGCAACCGCTTGAGTCTCTCTTCGGCCAAGGACATCCGCCTGGATGACAGTCTGTTTGCCGGCGGCGCCAATGCCCGGGTCGAACTCGATGCCCAGGGCGATATCAAGCTCAACCGTCAGCTTGTGCTGAGCGGCAGCAACAGCAGTCTTGGGATCAATCACGGTGGCGATGTTGCGCTGGGCCAGAATGGACGCGTCACGTTGTCCGGCAACGGTGCTCGCTTTGACGCCAACGGCGCAGACTACAGCGTCATTCAAAATGCCAAGCAGTTGCAGGCGATCGATAAAGACTTGGCGGGTCGCTATGTCCTCGGCAACTCCGTCCATGGCAGCAGCGCCCTTACCGCAATAGGTGGGCAGCAGGGGTTCAGCGGCGTCTTCGATGGCCTGGGCAACACCCTCAGTGGCTTCACGGTCAACAGCAACGGCGCCGATGGCGGATTGTTCGCCAGTTCGTCCGGCAGCATCAGCAACCTCAAGCTGGCCTCGATGACCATCAACGGCGCCGCCTCCGGTTCCGGAGCGCTCGGCGGCCTGGTCGGGCGCAACAGCGGCAGCATTGCCAACGTCAGCGCCAGCGATCTGCGAGTGAATGCCAGGAGCCGGCAGGACAACCTGGTGGGTGGGCTGGTGGGGAGCAACTTTGGTGGCTCCATCGATGCGTCGTCCATGAGCGGCGTGGTGCTGGGTAATGCCTACACTTCGGCGGCCGGTGGCCTGGTGGGTGAGAATCGCCAGGGAGCGGCCGGTGGTGGCAGCGTGACCAACAGCCGCGCCGATGCCCGACTTACCGCTAGCATCGCCAGCCATGCCGAGGGCGGAGTGGGTGGATTGGTGGGCATCAACCGTCAAGGATTGATTGCCAATTCCGCAAGCTCCGGAGCGGTCTACAGTGGTGCCGGCTACAGCTACAAGGGCACGAACCTGGGCGGCCTGGTGGGCTACAACGAGGGCGGCCGTATCGAGGGCTCGCAGTCCGCGGTTGCCCTGTCCGGCAACGGCGCGAGCAACGTTGGAGGCTTGGTCGGGCGCAACGAATCGGGCCGGATCAGCGACTCCTCGGCCAGCGGCGCGCTGCAGGGCACAGGCTTTGCCACGGCCGGTGGCCTGGTGGGGCTCAACCGCGACGGTGTTCTGCGCAACGTCAACGCCAGCGGCTCGGTCAATGCGGCGAACGGCCAGCACCTTGGTGGTCTGGTCGGGCAGAACCTTGACAGCGACATCAGCATGGCCGAAGCGTCCGGTAGGGTTCAGGGCTCCAGCAACAGCCATGTGGGCGGACTCATCGGCTCCAACGCCGGCGGGCTCGTTGCCCAAGCGCTGGCCTTGGGCGATGTCCAGGCCAAGGATCAAAGCCATGTCGGCGGACTCATCGGTTACAACACCGGGAACCTGAAATCGGTCGAGGCCCGCGGTGACGTCAGTGCCGGCGCCAAGAGCATGGTCGGTGGACTGGTGGGCAGCCATGGTGTCGACAAGGGTGACAGCCTGATCGACACGGCCTCGGCCAAAGGCGCGGTCACCGGCGGCAGCTACAGCCTGGTCGGCGGCCTGGTGGGGCAGAACAACGCCCAGATCGTCAATACGCTGGCCAGCGGCGAGGTCACCGGCAGCCGGGATGCGCGGCTGGGTGGCCTGGCGGGCCTGGACTTGGGTGACATTCGTCAATCCGCAGCCTTCGGCAATATCCAGGTGATTGCTGGCTATGACAGGTGGGGTGACGAGTAA
- a CDS encoding IclR family transcriptional regulator gives MHDPNDAPEPAPKDRKFVEALARGLEVLRAFTHGHAVRGNQDIARITGLPKPTVSRLTYTLTQLGYLKYNQDLEKYQLDSAVLALGYAYSASLRVRQLGKPFMDEFSRRTNTTVSLTCRDRLSMIHVDSSRPPEVASLRMEPGLRLPLATSAAGRAYLAATPKIERDHLLREVAKKVGDEWPVLEKSLEDSFREYEAFGFCLSLGEWDRNVNGAGVPLRLADGSIMALTCGAPSFQLSSEKLQNSLAHQLVMLARDLESLGV, from the coding sequence ATGCACGACCCGAACGACGCCCCGGAACCAGCGCCCAAAGACCGCAAGTTCGTCGAAGCCCTGGCCCGTGGCCTGGAAGTCCTGCGGGCCTTTACCCACGGTCACGCGGTACGTGGTAACCAGGACATCGCCCGCATCACCGGCCTGCCCAAACCCACGGTTTCGCGCCTGACCTACACCCTGACGCAGTTGGGTTATCTCAAGTACAACCAGGATCTGGAGAAGTACCAGCTGGATTCGGCGGTACTGGCCCTGGGTTACGCCTACTCCGCCAGCCTGCGGGTTCGCCAGTTGGGCAAACCCTTCATGGACGAGTTCTCCCGGCGCACCAACACCACGGTCAGCCTGACCTGCCGCGATCGCCTGTCGATGATTCACGTGGACAGCAGCCGCCCGCCGGAAGTGGCCAGTCTGCGCATGGAGCCCGGGTTGCGCCTGCCCCTGGCCACCAGCGCGGCGGGACGGGCCTACCTGGCGGCCACGCCGAAAATCGAGCGTGACCATCTGCTGCGGGAAGTGGCGAAAAAAGTCGGAGATGAGTGGCCGGTCCTGGAAAAGTCCCTGGAGGACTCCTTCCGTGAATACGAAGCCTTTGGCTTCTGCCTGTCGCTGGGAGAGTGGGACCGCAACGTCAATGGCGCCGGCGTGCCACTGCGTCTGGCCGACGGCAGCATCATGGCCCTGACCTGCGGAGCCCCGAGCTTTCAGCTGTCCAGCGAAAAACTTCAAAACTCCCTGGCCCACCAGTTGGTGATGCTGGCCCGGGATCTGGAAAGCCTCGGCGTCTGA
- a CDS encoding PaaI family thioesterase, with protein MSAVPDAPILQGLFSGFAAHLGLDLQQYQQAQTVIAVTVQPHHLNQAGNLHGGVIASLADTAMGMSGTWHADPEQWRLALTLSLNINYMASTPPGTEVRAVARTRGGGVKIFMASCDLLDAEDRLLASAEGVFKRGRLRLDSR; from the coding sequence ATGAGTGCCGTACCTGACGCGCCGATACTGCAAGGTCTGTTCAGTGGCTTCGCCGCCCATCTCGGCTTGGACCTGCAGCAATACCAGCAGGCGCAGACCGTCATCGCGGTCACCGTCCAGCCCCATCACCTCAATCAGGCCGGCAATCTGCACGGCGGCGTCATCGCCTCCCTGGCCGACACCGCCATGGGCATGAGCGGAACCTGGCACGCCGACCCCGAGCAATGGCGGCTGGCCCTGACCCTGTCGTTGAACATCAACTACATGGCGAGCACACCCCCGGGGACCGAGGTCCGCGCAGTGGCTCGTACCCGGGGCGGCGGCGTGAAGATCTTCATGGCCAGTTGCGACCTGCTGGATGCCGAGGATCGACTGCTGGCCAGCGCCGAGGGCGTTTTCAAGCGTGGCCGACTGCGCCTCGACAGCCGCTGA
- a CDS encoding long-chain fatty acid--CoA ligase, with protein MSTIRTQRPHHRVWPKRLPLALTVPATSLWFNLEVAAQRYPDKVAYRFFGRELSFSMLRAQALALAGWLQSVGVESGDRVALYLQNCPQFIVAYYAILRANAVVVPVNPMNKVEELSYQLDDAQARVLICAADLTPIAQAANATLAPEQQLRELLVTRYSDAMPAPADLHPAEAPSPEIDAWLRSAPPLATGYRRWLEVLDLALSPGPHDAQADDLVMLQYTSGTTGHPKGCMHTHRSLMSNAVSGSWTQSTVESVGLGVVPFFHITGLVCFVLRAVFDATSTVIMPRWDRELAGRLISRHRVTHWTCIPTMIIDLFASPNYQGFELSSLVHINGGGAAMPEAVAQRLREEFGLTFLEGYGLTETAAASHGNPPERAKLQCLGMPFFGVDSRVVDPQTLKELEPGQVGEIITFGPMLFKGYWRNPEATAAAFVEFEGKRFLRTGDLGHMDEEGYFFLTDRLKRMINSSGFKVWPAEVEALLFKHPAVHEACVIAARDAYRGETVKALVVLRSEAVGRTRPQQIIDWAREHMAAYKVPRLLEFVDSLPKSGSGKVMWRVLQEREASPP; from the coding sequence ATGTCCACGATCCGTACTCAGCGTCCTCATCACCGTGTCTGGCCCAAACGCTTGCCTCTGGCGCTGACGGTGCCGGCCACCTCGCTGTGGTTCAACCTGGAGGTGGCCGCCCAGCGCTACCCGGACAAAGTGGCGTATCGCTTCTTCGGTCGGGAGCTGAGTTTTTCGATGTTGCGTGCCCAGGCCCTGGCCTTGGCCGGCTGGTTGCAGAGCGTGGGCGTCGAATCCGGGGATCGGGTGGCGCTGTACCTGCAGAACTGTCCGCAATTCATCGTCGCCTACTACGCCATCCTGCGAGCGAATGCGGTGGTGGTGCCGGTCAATCCGATGAACAAGGTGGAGGAGTTGAGCTATCAGCTCGACGATGCCCAGGCGCGGGTGCTGATCTGTGCCGCGGACCTGACGCCGATTGCCCAGGCGGCCAACGCCACCCTGGCGCCCGAGCAGCAATTGCGCGAACTGCTGGTGACCCGCTATAGCGATGCCATGCCGGCGCCGGCGGACCTGCATCCGGCGGAAGCCCCCAGTCCCGAGATCGATGCCTGGCTGCGCAGCGCGCCGCCCCTGGCCACGGGCTACCGACGCTGGCTTGAAGTGCTCGACCTGGCCTTGAGCCCGGGGCCCCATGACGCCCAGGCCGACGACCTGGTCATGCTGCAATACACCTCGGGCACCACCGGCCACCCCAAGGGTTGCATGCACACCCATCGCAGCCTGATGAGCAACGCGGTCAGCGGCAGCTGGACCCAGTCCACCGTCGAGTCGGTGGGCCTGGGGGTGGTGCCGTTCTTCCACATCACAGGCCTGGTGTGTTTTGTCCTGCGGGCGGTGTTCGACGCCACCAGCACGGTGATCATGCCGCGTTGGGATCGGGAGCTGGCCGGGCGCCTGATTTCCCGTCATCGGGTGACTCACTGGACCTGCATCCCGACCATGATCATCGACCTGTTCGCCAGCCCCAACTACCAGGGGTTCGAGCTGTCCAGCCTGGTGCATATCAACGGCGGCGGAGCGGCGATGCCGGAGGCCGTGGCGCAGCGCTTGCGGGAGGAGTTCGGCCTGACCTTTCTCGAAGGCTACGGGCTCACGGAAACCGCCGCCGCCAGCCATGGCAACCCCCCCGAGAGGGCCAAGCTGCAATGCCTGGGCATGCCGTTCTTCGGCGTCGACTCGCGGGTGGTCGATCCCCAGACCCTCAAAGAACTGGAGCCAGGCCAGGTGGGGGAAATCATCACCTTTGGTCCGATGCTGTTCAAAGGCTACTGGCGCAACCCCGAGGCGACCGCGGCGGCTTTTGTCGAATTCGAGGGCAAGCGCTTCCTGCGCACCGGCGACCTTGGCCACATGGACGAGGAGGGGTACTTCTTTCTTACCGATCGCCTCAAGCGAATGATCAACAGTAGCGGTTTCAAGGTCTGGCCGGCGGAGGTGGAGGCCCTGCTGTTCAAGCACCCGGCGGTGCATGAAGCCTGTGTCATCGCGGCCCGGGACGCCTACCGCGGAGAAACCGTCAAAGCCCTGGTGGTCCTGCGCAGCGAGGCCGTTGGCCGTACCCGTCCACAGCAGATCATCGACTGGGCGCGCGAGCACATGGCCGCCTACAAAGTGCCGCGGCTGCTGGAGTTCGTCGACAGCCTGCCCAAGTCCGGCTCCGGCAAAGTCATGTGGCGGGTGCTCCAGGAGCGCGAGGCCAGCCCCCCCTGA